The sequence TGATGCTGTTCGGTAACTCTATCCTTTTGTTGCTGCTTTGAAGATATGATCAAAGGCTTCTAGGAATAGTTAATCGTgatgtttaaatgtgtacagttggttctgttatttgtttgtttatttatttgtttatttgtttatttgtttatttgtttttgctcaTCCAGGATCTGAACAATCCTAAAGCATACTGAGGAAAGATGCTCCGTCTGGTGTCTCCTCGGAGGAGGTGGCGATGCCCTTCAGCTGCTCTACAGAGGCGAAGGTGCTCAGCTGCAGGTGAACCCAAAGTGCAGGAGCGTTCCACTGAGACCCGTATGAACCCTCTCAACATCCAGATGCTCTCCAGGAATCTGCACGAACAAATTTTTCGCTCCTCATCTGTAGAATACTCAAGTCAGGACATAGAGCAAAGCATCAGACATTTGGAGATGCATAATCTCTGGGGAAAGGAAGCATCACTGTTGAGTAATGTGGAACTGAAGTTGCCAAATATGTATGGCAAAAACATTGATGAACACTTCTGTAAGCTTGCACAAAAGCAAACCCTGCCTTATTTGGAGGCAGCCAGTCAGCTGCAGCAAACAGAACTACCCGAAATGCCCTCACAGTGGGCATGGGAAGTGGGCTGGGTTAAGTACATTGGGCCGGGTGGCGAACATACAAAGGTGGATTTTCCAGAGGAGAATGCTCTGGTGTTTGATGTGGAAGTCTGCATGGCTGAGGGCCACTGTCCTACACTGGCAGCGGCCGTTTCTCCAAATGCTTGGTGAGATGTAGAATCTAACTAGGGGGTCTTTTAAATCGTATCCACAAAAGCACAAGTGTGggtgcagttttttttaaattgcaaaCAGACAGGACCCATACATGCTATTTTAATAAAAGACAAACTGATTAAACAGCTGATATCAGGTATGGCAAGATTTAAAGGAAAACCATACTGCCCCTTGGAGGATACGATTGGACACCTCCATTTTAACCTGTATTATGTACAtctataaaactaaaaaaaaaatgtttttttcttgaaaaaatgtaatttaatgtattcagcacacaattgtattttGAATTGTATAATGCATGCCCTAGGTATTCGTGGTGCAGTAAAAGGCTGATTGAGGAGCGGTACAGCTGGTCCAGTCAGTTGACACTAGCAGACCTGATTCCTCTGGAGACCTCAGCCAACTCCAGCAGACCTCCAGGTGGACACTGGCAAGAGAGACTCGTAGTGGGGCACAATGTCAGCTTTGACCGAGCGCACATTAAAGAGCAGTACCTTATAAAGGTACACATCTGCTGTAGGTTTTATGTACCAAATACTAAATTTCCACATTTTACACAATCTCCATCATTTTTTTGACTGATCCTTTTGATCTGTGTCCCTTTGGTCCAGATCTCTTTGGATTATCTTTATGTATGGATTACAGCTACAATCTATGCAGGgttataaatattcattatcTAATAATTCAGTTTATGCTGCTTATGATCAGGGCTCCAAGATGCGTTTCCTGGATACGCTGAGCCTCCACATGGCTATCTCAGGACTGACAGGTTTTCAGCGGTCCCTCTGGATGGCCAGCAGGTATGGCAAGAAACAAGGACTGCATGAAGTCAAGCAGCACATGAAGAAGCTTAGACACCGCCCTGAGGGCCCAGTGGTTTGTGAACTTTCAAATAATTGACACAGATTTAAATTTTGCTTGTACCAGCCCTTGTTACCATGCACTGAACTTGCACATTAATTGATGGAATGataattgtaattatttatatttaaatattcaagacttaaaaaaagtatttacatatacattcaTATTAATGCTTGATGCATGCTTTAGATTAATTATTTCACTTATTATATGTTGTATCTGTTTTTGTGTGCTGTTTCTAGATCGGTTCTTGGGACTGGGTCAACATAAGCAGTATAAATAACCTAGCTGATGTCCATGCTCTCTATGTTGGAGGGGATCCTCTGGAAAAAGAGGCCAGAAATATTTTTGTGAAGGGGAGCATGAGTGACATTAGGAGCAATTTCCAGGTAAAAGAACAGACAgccatgttttatatataaccAGCATTATACATACACTGGCCAGGCATAacatattgtgttggtcctccttttgttgccaaaacagccctgacccatcatgcactgtgtgttctgacacctttctgtcagaaccagcattaactttttcagcaatttcagcaacagtagctcgtctgttggatcggatcacacgggccagctttcgctccccacgtgcatcaatgagccttggccacccatgaccctgtcgccccaataaccactgttccttccttgtactgcttttcatagatactgatcactgcagaccgggaacaccccacaagagctgcagttttggagatgctctgatccagtcgtctagccatcacaatttggcccttgtcaaactcactcaaatccttacacttgccaatttttcctgcttctaacacatcgactctgaggacaaaatgttcacttgctgtctaatatatcccacccactaacaggtgccatgatgaggagataatcagtgttattcacgtcgcCTAtcattggtcataatgttatgcctaatcgaTGTATGTGCACATGCTCTGAAACAAAGCCATCAATGGTTCTTAGAAAACAATGCATTTACAAACATACTATATGATTTTATTGATTTACACCTTTTAATGCCTGTAGGAGCTGATGCAGTATTGTGCAATGGATGTACTGGCCACTCATGAGGTGTTTATTCAACAACTGTCCCTTTTCATGGAAAGGTATGATATTCCACATATACTCTGCACATATCTTTCCCCGTGAATCAGCTGTCACAGTTTAATCTGTTAACCAACTTTTTCTTTACGTATTGCTTTAGGTGTCCTCATCCAGTGACTTTTGCAGGAATGTTGGAGATGGGTGTTTGCTACTTGCCGGTCAATCAGACCTGGGACCGGTATTTAGAGGATGCCCAGGACACGTATGAGGAGCTTCAAAGGGAAATGAAAAAATCTTTGATGATTCTTGCAGATGATGCATGTCAGTTACTGCAGGATGAAAGGTACTGGCCAGCGTTGGGCTTCCAATAAGTGTTTAATTATGCACAGTTTATAAAAGGATCCTTTATGTGTTCAAAaattaatatatgtatatgtgtgcttAAATGTCATGAGCTAAACAGTCATGCATAACTTATAACGTAAGGTACAAGGAGGACCCTTGGCTTTGGGACTTAGAGTGGGATGTTCAACAGTttaaacagaacaaaatgactatgagcaaaaaaaagaaggcGAAACAGGAGGCtgaaaaagcagcagcagcagcatctggCAACCTGAGGAAAGACTGGGATGAGGGTAAGATATTTAGCTATAGAGTACAATATGCGCAAACCATTAAaccatttgtttttttgctattcatattttgttctttggtgatatgtgttagtgtgatccTGTGTGAAGCTGTACTTTTAGTAACACTAATAGTATTGTGCTATATTCATATTACATACCATTTACTGAAACTAGCATTATGAATCTCTGCAGATCCAGGACCtccagaggaagaggaagggatGAAGGAGCCCAACAATGAGCTTGTGGAGTGGCTAAAGGGTACTGTGAGCTGCCTGCCTAAGAGGAGACAGCACATGCCTGCACACCCAGCGTGAGTACAGACATAACACGTTTTGTGTTTGCTCCTGCCATTTCTTAACCTCTTGACATTTCTGTCTTTTAGCTGGTACCGGAAACTGTGTGTGAAGATGTCGGAGGAAGAGGACTGGTCTCCTGGAGCCACTCTGATCAGCCTACAGATGAGAGTGACACCCAAGCTGATGGGCTTGACATGGGATGGTTTTCCTCTGCATTATACAGAGAAACATGGCTGGGGCTACCTTGTCCCAGGACGCAAAGACAACCTGGAGACCACAGAGGACACTGAAGGACCTGTATGTCCCTACAGGTACAATGAAATGATACAATCTATGCTTTTTACTCAGCAATTTTGTGAGTGTATCCAAATTAGTAAGATAAATACAATTGTTTGATATTGTTTTGTAGGGcaaaacaatttaaatataatttttagcTGAATATATAACATTTAGTTGGTAGGACATGTTTTTGGTTGTAGACTGATAACATTTCTTGACAtatgattattttactataataTTTCACTATAAAATTCTTACTTTATTTAATGACTGTTCAATTttagttttaatgtttttttaattttaattgctTTTTAGTATTATGGGTTTGAAATGTAATTACtgttaatatttgtttttgtgtttgccATCTCTAGGGCAATTGAGAACCTCTACAAAGAATATTGTGAACAGAAAGGGAAGGAACAGCCCCAGTGTTTGGACAGTCTGCCCTCAGATGACCTTATGCTGACTGACAGCAGTGTGTGGCAAACAGTAAGAATCTAAATGAGATGCAAGTCCATTGTGGGCATCACACCTCCATTCACTTTTAGGGGAGGTGTGTAGAGTGACTAATATACCTATAATATAAACTGAATATTTTTGGGAGGTGACAGACAGTAACCTCTGGACTAAACCTGGGAACATATAATTAAACCATTTACATTAACTTTACCACAAAGATTTATCATAAACTCTACTGGAcactaccttttttttttccaaataaagatgtgctgtgtgtgtgtgtgtttgcggtCTTCTAGGTGGAAGAACTGAGTCGGCTAGAGGTCGTTTCTGAAGATGAGACATTGCCAAAGACAACGAGGGCCAAAAAGACTTCGGTCAGTTTCCATTTACTACAATGACAAGACTGACTTTTTCCCTTGAGATTGTTAACATCATGAAAAGGAGGATCTTAATAACGATCTACTGTGTTTTATTCTCATTTTAAGTAGTCATTTCTAAATATAGAGAGTAAACATTTCCCATGTTTATGTCTATTTGTTATCACAGAATCTGGACTGTGGAGATCATGAGTGTCCCTATCATCATGGTAATGGACCATACAATGATGTCAACATTCCTGGATGCTGGTTCTTCAAGCTTCCTCATAAGGTGACTTGAAACACCCCTTTTCCAAATTTTATTATATGAATTATATAAAACCCCACTCTGCATGTGTAACCTTGTGGAGAGTGACCTTGATCTTATGTGTCAGGATGGGAATGAGAATAATGTGGGCAGCCCCTTCTCTAAAGATTTTCTGTCTAAAATGGAGGATGGAACCCTCCAAGCTGGCAGAGGAGAAACCAATGCAGCACGTGCACTGGAGATCAACAAAATGATCTCATTCTGGAGAAACGCCCACAAACGCATCAGGTACACTCTAGAGTGCTCTGTCAGGAACGTTCTTGCGAAATTCCCTGTGGTCAGGTATTATCGATGTAGACTATTGTGTACTtactattgattttttttcctttggctGTGTAGTTCTCAGATGGTTGTCTGGCTAAGGAGGGGAGAACTTCCTCGCACTGTTATCAGGTATGTCAGGATTGTTTTGTACGGTCCAGTAATTATGTTGTGGTTGCATCTCTAAAATCATTTTTTGATCTACACAGACATAAGGACTACAGTGAGGAGGGGAAATATGGTGCCATTATACCGCAGGTTATTACTGCTGGGACAGTTACCCGCAGAGCTGTGGAACCGACATGGCTTACCGCCAGTAATGCAcgggtaaaaaagaaaaagtcaagCTGAGTCTTGTCCATATATTCTACTACAGGGTGTCCAGAAAGACCAAACGCTATGTGAATATGTTGagcaaatctgaaaaaaaaaaaaaatgatacagCAGCGAAGAAAATGCTTAGAGCAAAAGGGTGAACATGAAAATAGTCTACAAAATTACGTTTTGCTTTCATTAGGTCCAGAGGTTTCAGacatcttttaaatatttatcaaaGTGTGAATGAAAAATTAGTAGAACTAGTAAAATTAGTATAATATACTGCTCAAAAAACAGTCAATTTAGTCAATTCTTATAAATATTATGTACTGAATCTGTCCAATATCTGTGATAATACAATACATTTTAGGATCATGGTAAATACTATTTTgcaaaacctttttaaaattattattattattatttcactaAAATTGTACAAAGGTTTGTTCAGTGGGAGAGGTTTGCTAAGTTGCTGGTTCTCCTTAATAGTCTCATTGACCTTGCGTCAAAAATGGGAAAGATTCAGGTGAAGTAAATATAGTGCATGAAATGACAAATTATTCAAACTTTGTGCATGCATATTGTATGACCCCAAAATTAATATGAGTCTAATTATGAGGCAATCACCAATTTAAGATCCCTGAGGCTTTTAGGGCCCTTGAATAACCACATCAAGGTTGTCTGGAGTTTAGTCTGGGACATCTACACTGCAATATTAACGTGTCCTTACCTAAAGTCAGCTACGATACACCGAAGGAAGAAGAACACGGAAATGATGCTTTAACTGAGGCTTTTATATAATGATCCCCTGAAAGTTTATGCATCTTAATGTTTTTTTGCAGCGGGATCGTGTAGGCAGTGAACTGAAAGCTATGGTTCAGGTGCCTCCTGGTTATCACCTGGTTGGATCAGACGTTGACTCTCAGGAATTGTGGATTGCCGCTGTGCTTGGAGAATCTCACTTTGCTGGCATGCACGGTGAGAGAAGATGCCATATTGATTTGCTCATCCTGAGCCAAAGATGATATAAGGCAGCCAAAGCCAAGTGCCTAATTTAGCAATTTGTCaatatgttatattattattgtcagatgTGGATTTCCCAGGTCAGCATTTTCTGAGAGTTTTGAAACTTTTTGTCAGAACTGTAGCCCAACCTGATATCATCTCAGTCACTTGAAAAGCTACTTTTACAGTAGCcatattttagatttaaaataaaaacctgactTTATTACTTCAGGGTGCTAATTTAATTGTGcaataataattaatcatttcaAAGACAAGTATGTGTTTCTGTAAATGGCCAAAATGCAGTGACATTTGTTCTACCAGTGTTAAGTGGTGTTTAGTATCCAGTTGTTACTCCAGCCTTAAATGTCTTGGCAGAAAAATGCATGTGCATGCAACATGTAGGCAAATCTCAAGTGTGGACAAAAGTCCAGCCATACCTTACTTACCAGTCAAATATCCTGTGTCTTTTTGACactcaagaaaaataaaaatatttgatgTCTTGTTTCAGCATGATGTATATTTGAACAAATAGGAGTTTTATTTGTGCCTTTCAGGTTGCACAGCGTTTGGGTGGATGACCTTGCAGGGGAAGAAGAGTCAGGGCACAGACCTGCACAGCCGCACTGCAGATGCTGTGGGCATCAGCAGGGAGCACGCTAAAGTATTCAACTATGGCCGCATCTACGGTGCTGGCCAGCCATTTGCTGAGCGCCTGCTTATGCAGTTCAACCATCGACTCAGCCAAACTGAGGCAGCCAGCAAAGCATGTCAGATGTATGCTCTCACTAAAGGACTGCGCAGGTACGAACAGCTGACTTCATTATTTAAACCCGTCTTAATAATGACATGTTTATCtgaaaaatgaattattaatttgAAACAGGTATCATCTCTCAGAGGATGGAGAATGGTTAATTAAGGAACTAGGTATGGATGTGAAGAGGGATGAAGATGGGACTTTGTCCAGAGAAGAGTTACGGCGGATTTCAAAACTGCTCGGCCAGAGGTGAGATCTCTACTCACCTCTACTCTTAAGAATCTCAGTGTCATAAAACCAGTGCTGACAAAGCTTAAGTACTTATTTCAGagcttttatttttgtccatAGCTTACTTTGATTTTGAGCTGGATGGATCATacttatttcttattaaatgCCATGTGCATAGCTTGTGCTGAATATCTGCAATTACTTGTTCTTTTAGATCTCAGAATAAAAAGAAGTGGAATATTTATGGACGACGTGTGTGGACTGGAGGTACTGAATCcgagatgttcaacaagctgGAGAGCATTGCTCACTCAAAGCAGCCAGCCACCCCTGTGTTGGGCTGTAGAATCTCCCGAGCCCTGGAGCCAGATGCTGTCAAAGATGAGGTATTTTAATTTCTAAACCACAAGCATAAGATCCCTTTACTAATTAATAGATTTAGCTGTTTATGAGAGACAAATTTCTGACACTAgactgcttttttatttttggagcCCTCTGCTGCATGCAAGGAACATTAACCCTAAACATGCAGCTCTGTAGGCAAAAAGGTTCAAGCTGAGTTTTGCAATAagtaaggctttttttttttataagcctTTCTAATGTGTAAGACAAAATAAGACTTTATTGATGGTAAGGGGAAATGAGAGCATATATACACACGTATGAAAATAAATAGTATGTTTAGTAAGTGTGTATTTTTAGTTCATTACCAGCAGGGTGAACTGGGTGGTACAGAGTTCAGCAGTGGACTACCTTCACCTGATGCTGGTGGCCATGAAGTGGTTGATGGAAGAGTATGATATAGATGGCCGCTTCTGTATCAGCATTCATGATGAAGTGCGCTACCTAGTAAAGAGTGAAGACCGCTATAGAGCAGCACTTGCACTACAAATCACTAACCTACTTACCCGGTCAGTACTGTACTGTTTCTACtgataatgattttttttttttatctggtcCAAGCTAAATTTCATACATGTTATTTAAGGCTCTTGTATACCTGATGGCAGGAGGAACACTGACTCAGGTGCTTACCATGTCTCCACAGCTGTATTTTTGCCTATAAACTGGGCATGAATGATCTCCCTCAGTCTGTGGCTTTCTTCAGTGCTGTAGATATTGACAAGTGCTTACGGAAAGAGGTCAATATGGACTGTGTAACTCCATCTAATCCTACCGGACTGGAGCGCCGATTTGGACTAGCACAAGGTATGATTAACACATTTACATTGCTCTTGCACACTAACATAGAAAGGTGCTTGTTCCTGTGTAAATTAGGtccagtggttaagatgttgaaCCACTCATTGAAAGGTCATGTATTCAGTTTTTCAGAaataccaagctgccactgtcgGGCCTCGAGTAAGGCCTCTAATTGAACTcaccagttaaaaaaaaaaaatagataaatgacAGTTGCTATCATAACTAATTGGCAAAAAATAtcaaacattttataacatttcaaAATTTATTAACCCAACCCTAACTAAGCAGCTTCAAATATTAGTTTCTTTACATAATGCATGAGATGAAAACTTTTGATAGAAGCCGGTtcttttctgaatgtttttttagaaatgtattatttttatttatttttttagaaaaatgtgTTCAAAGATTGTAAAGTACATCTAGTGTATTACAAGTGGTTTCTGGAAATAAGACCAAACATTAACGTGAATGaacaaaattaaatatgtattattttttttaaacaggtgAGGCCTTGGATATTTATCAGATCCTTGAGATTACTAAAGGGTCTTTGGCCAAGGGAAGATAGTCTAATCTCTCCAGTATAAAGCAGGAGAAAC comes from Hemibagrus wyckioides isolate EC202008001 linkage group LG14, SWU_Hwy_1.0, whole genome shotgun sequence and encodes:
- the polg gene encoding DNA polymerase subunit gamma-1; the encoded protein is MLRLVSPRRRWRCPSAALQRRRCSAAGEPKVQERSTETRMNPLNIQMLSRNLHEQIFRSSSVEYSSQDIEQSIRHLEMHNLWGKEASLLSNVELKLPNMYGKNIDEHFCKLAQKQTLPYLEAASQLQQTELPEMPSQWAWEVGWVKYIGPGGEHTKVDFPEENALVFDVEVCMAEGHCPTLAAAVSPNAWYSWCSKRLIEERYSWSSQLTLADLIPLETSANSSRPPGGHWQERLVVGHNVSFDRAHIKEQYLIKGSKMRFLDTLSLHMAISGLTGFQRSLWMASRYGKKQGLHEVKQHMKKLRHRPEGPVIGSWDWVNISSINNLADVHALYVGGDPLEKEARNIFVKGSMSDIRSNFQELMQYCAMDVLATHEVFIQQLSLFMERCPHPVTFAGMLEMGVCYLPVNQTWDRYLEDAQDTYEELQREMKKSLMILADDACQLLQDERYKEDPWLWDLEWDVQQFKQNKMTMSKKKKAKQEAEKAAAAASGNLRKDWDEDPGPPEEEEGMKEPNNELVEWLKGTVSCLPKRRQHMPAHPAWYRKLCVKMSEEEDWSPGATLISLQMRVTPKLMGLTWDGFPLHYTEKHGWGYLVPGRKDNLETTEDTEGPVCPYRAIENLYKEYCEQKGKEQPQCLDSLPSDDLMLTDSSVWQTVEELSRLEVVSEDETLPKTTRAKKTSNLDCGDHECPYHHGNGPYNDVNIPGCWFFKLPHKDGNENNVGSPFSKDFLSKMEDGTLQAGRGETNAARALEINKMISFWRNAHKRISSQMVVWLRRGELPRTVIRHKDYSEEGKYGAIIPQVITAGTVTRRAVEPTWLTASNARRDRVGSELKAMVQVPPGYHLVGSDVDSQELWIAAVLGESHFAGMHGCTAFGWMTLQGKKSQGTDLHSRTADAVGISREHAKVFNYGRIYGAGQPFAERLLMQFNHRLSQTEAASKACQMYALTKGLRRYHLSEDGEWLIKELGMDVKRDEDGTLSREELRRISKLLGQRSQNKKKWNIYGRRVWTGGTESEMFNKLESIAHSKQPATPVLGCRISRALEPDAVKDEFITSRVNWVVQSSAVDYLHLMLVAMKWLMEEYDIDGRFCISIHDEVRYLVKSEDRYRAALALQITNLLTRCIFAYKLGMNDLPQSVAFFSAVDIDKCLRKEVNMDCVTPSNPTGLERRFGLAQGEALDIYQILEITKGSLAKGR